From the genome of Gambusia affinis linkage group LG04, SWU_Gaff_1.0, whole genome shotgun sequence:
GATGTGactatttaattgttttagggcagtcctggtcctggagggccgctgtcccGCAGCTCttagggtctccctggtccaacagctgaatctcctcctcagtgcagtcgggttctccaggagaccggacctccaggagaccggacctccaggagaccggacctccaggagaccggacctccaggagaccggacctccggacctccaggagaccggacctccggacctccaggagaccggacctccggacctccaggagaccggacctccaggagaccggacctccggacctccaggagaccggacctccggacctccaggagaccggacctccggacctccaggaccaggacctccggacctccaggagaccggacctccaggaccaggactgcccaccccTGTTTTAGGGGACTTCTGAATAAAGAgcagaatattttcatttgataGAAATGattctgaagaaaataaattattttcttttatttttggatattttactgtaaagacAGTAAACTTTGATAAATTAGTCATTATCAAACATTAGCTACATATTTTTGTCTTActgtttttctggaaaatatatttattacagtaTGACATGTAAACTCTGCTATGGACGGCATAAACAAGAGTGAAAAGCAATCTAACAgagtaaattgtttttatttcattacataAGTTGTGTTAAAACACTAATACTTCacattgaaatgtttcacttaaaaatacaaaaaacgtgaacaaataaaagtgtgcactaaaacacaaatgtcattatttatacTGGTCTTTAATGCACTTCCCCTCCAGCAGCGGTTTCTCACCAGCTCTCATTAGAAAACAGTATGAAAATATTAGCTATGCTAACAATCAGTGGTTCCTTTGGGCCAGTTTAGCTACATAGGAAATATTTCTCGGTAGTTTAGAAGCGAGTTTCTGGCTGAAAAGTCAAGTAATTCAGCTCTTTCATCCTTACATGTGAAAGGTAATGCCAAGGAATCCAGTTTATATAGTAAAACGGTTGTAACAAGTCCACACAGCACACAACTTAGAGCTCCGATCGCTCTACTGCCACACGCAAGATGGCGGCGACGTAACGTAGGACTCAGGGGCGTCAATGGGGCGTCTACATATTCATGTCTGTGGGCGGCCCCAGTATTTCAGAAGTATTGATTAGACCAATATTATACTTTTTAGATCATTATGCAGAGAAACTTCTAttagtttttccagaaaaaatacttctagCTTACAAATTATACATTATCGTGTACTTGTAGTACttgcaacccagaaaaggaatttgaacaaacttagaatccagaggAACTCACCTTGCTACCTTAGCTCAACAttatcagaacaagaatccaTAGAAATCCTctgctagtttataaattacgGACTACTTATTCTTAAGCATGGGGAAAcaatatgtagttttatactttctcttcttttgctctttcctttggtttgttgttttgtttgtatttccttctaattaatttaaaccactttgaattgccttgttgctgaaaatctgctgtataaataaaatgaccttatCTTGGTTTAGCTTACCTTTTCCAGACATCTCTAAAAAGCTTCGGCCTGCAGTGAATGAAGCGCTCTAAGATGACAACAGAAACATAAGTCAATGTGCTACGTACCTTCAGCATGTGAACGTGGACAGGTGAGCTCACCTGGTGTGTAATTAGGCAGCAGACTGACCCCGGGCCAGCTGTCCTCTGACGGGACGCCCAGAACCTGCAGAAGACCACCAACACACGGCCGCAACAAAACCAAAGCCTTTAAGGTGGACCTGATCAGAACTGGATCCAGACCCGATCAGAACTCGTAGAACTGACCGTCCAGatgttctgcagctgctccagctcatCAGAACCTCCTGCGAACGCTGGCGCTCCCTGCAGCATCTCTATGAAGATGCAGCCCGCCCCCCTGATTCAAGCAAAGCAACCTTTAGTGATGAGGTGGCAGCGGCGGGTGGCCCAGCGGCGGCCAGCAGCAGCACTCACCACATGTCCAGGGCCGTAGAATAGTGGATGGATCCCATCAGAACGTCGGGGGGGCGATAGCACAGCGTCACCACCTCTGAGGAGAAGTTCTGGGCAGGAATGGACTTGGACCGGGCCAGCCCTGCACCATGGAGTCTCTCAGGGTTAAAAGCACAGCAGAGACCTGTGCTTTttctaaaagtgaaaaaactaaatattctgtGCTACACTgtaagaaatgaaatgttgaatTTACTTAACCAAGTTATGTCAATGGGCtcataaaatgtaaagtgtttcatatttattttcaacaaaattattcaagtaaaaacaaataaactcagGTCAGTAAAATGAGTTTAGGGACACTTTAGGCATaactttatttaacttaatgctgAAGTTAAATTTATAGACGTCAGTTTGTTCAACATTAAGTTATAATGAGGGTTTAGATCAGGGGCCtccaaagtgggtccctgagggccgattgcatgttttattctctccctgcTGGtcgtaacaaccttttcagcaggtcaaaattcttcttaggcctctaaaGATCCATCATTGGgtccaggtgcattaaaccaggaagagactaaaacatgcaggaggccctcAGGGGCCACTGTGGGGGCCCCTGGTTTAGTGGAACCAGTTGACATAACTAAGTTAATCAATGGAAACAgtgaaattatttctgtttcattggATTAATTAGACAAATCTAACtcactaaaatatatttttaaaagttaaagatgGTATATCAGAAACTGTCGCTTCAGTTTccttcagtaaaacaaacacaattaacCGCAgaacagcaaataaataatcccaaaaataataatcaatttcACTCATGGTGCAGTTTTGTGAATtcaaatattaaagtttaaactatTTAATAAGCGCCTCATTCATGGTGAACTGACTGCGTAGATGAAGATTTTGCGTTTTTGTTTTAGACTTAAACATCTTAAAGCtaatttttgagacaaataaaaagtgGTTTAGTTGCGGCTGTTGGTGGCCCGATGCATTGTGGGAAACCTCGCTGGCCAAATCTTACTGTAATCGGCTCAACAGAATCAGTTATtgcaacatataaaaataaatgaagttgtGCAATTTAAGTTTTACAAATCTAAAATAACTTGATAAATTTGTTTAGctgtttgcatatttatttttcaacaatcAGTcgaacaaatattaaaaactttgAGTAACGTTAACCCTTTACATTCATCAGTACTCACTGCTTTCAAATGCTTCACTTTTTGCATCGACTTAATTTAAATAGATTATGAGATCaggcatttttattcaaaacgtCACACTATACTCCAAGAAATTAAACTTGATGCTTGTTCTATGTtcagattaatatttaaaatttagtttttatgctgaACAGAAAcgtgtttcattgtttttacatAACGTGTTAAAACAACTCAGGCTGAGCAGGTTAATCAAACCTaatcctgtcactttaaatctagtAGctatttatgcaaataaatattgtcCCCAGTTGCTTTCCGTATTGCGTCATCACAGTAATTGGGCAAACCTAGCTTACTTTCACATGACTCTTTTCACCGCAGCATAGAGAAgaactgcagagcagaaaacgTCCCCAGAATCCACAAATTAAGATTaaggttcattttgttttttattattttaattatttttggtaTATTTCAGCTCAGACTCAATTTTTACTCTAATTTTTACAGTTCATGCTAGCAGGACTTCATCCGGGTTtggtgaaaaaaacataaataaataaaataaaataaaaaataacaccgAAACTGTTTTTTGACACCAAAAGCAGTATGGAGTGCTGCTACCCAAATACAGTTGGCGTGATGATGCAATACAGAAAGCAACTAGGGACAACGTTAATTTGCATAAATACtcattagatttaaagtgacaggatgATGTTTAATTGACAGTTAGCGTATTTTGTTGTTatgtaaatacaacaaaaacgcGCTTATGTTCAGCATGAAAACTGAATTTCACAAAGTAATTTGCACATAAAACAGTTAGATAAAACAAGTaccagaatttaaattttttagagTGTAAAGCCTGTCAGTCTATAGGGGGCGCTCCTCACCGAAGTCCGCCACCTTGAGTTCTCCCAGGTAGCTGATGAGCAGGTTGTGGGGCTTCAGGTCTCGGTGAAGGATCCTGCGACTGTGGATGTAGCTGAGGGCGCGCAGCAGCTGGAACATGAAGATCTGCATGGAAGAACAGCATCAGTGCAACATGCTGTtcctgcagcgccccctgctggttgtGCACATACCCGCACGTTGTGCGAATGAAGTCCTCCGGGGTGCTGCGTCATGTACTGGGCCAGAtctgtctgctgcagcagcaacacaagAATCAGAATGCTTCAATCTAGCACTGCGAGCTGCACTGCCCCCTGCAGGAAGACAGCAGCTACTACACTAACAGACAAATACCGAGTCAGTGAATCAGAGCTGCTGGAGATCCCGAAACATCACAAACATTTGCTGCCAGCtctaaacatttagctcaaaTCAACAAGGCCTGACTGATATTGTATCTGCAGCGCCACCTCAGGTCAGACTGGGAACTGCTGCGTAAGACAGAAGGCCTTCCTCACCACATATTCAAAGACGAAGGTGAGCGTCTCTCTGGTGTGGATGATGTCATGCAGGAGGACAATGTTGGCGTGTTTCAGATGCTTTAAGAGAGAGGCTgtgcgtgcacacacacacgcacgcacacacacacgcacacgcacacacacacatacaggtGAGTGCAGACACAAATAGGTGGGTGGTGGACGGTTCTCATTGATCACCTTCTCTGATGGCGGTGAACGGGATCCCCTCGTCTGTCTTCATACGGATCACCTTCAGAGCCACCAGCTGGCCGTTGATCCTAAACAGAAAAACCAGGCGCAACGAGACCTCCATGATTTTCTCCAACTTAGAAATCATGGAGGTCTGAAATTGTCGTCTCAGGTGCATGTCTACTACTGCAAGAGACTAAAAAATAATCCGCAAATCacaatgtatgatttttttttaaaacaagttatttgtgtttttactctgtgatgtcatcataTATGGACCATCTGACCTGCTTATACCCTTGTAGACGGAGGCGAAAGCTCCTTCTCCCAGCTTCTCCAGACTCAGGTACGACTGGGCCGCTCCGAACTCCAGACCGGCTTTCTGAGCACAGCGCAAACGTCAAGCTTCAGTTTCTGAAGAACATGATGCGGTCTTTACATCACACATgtcatgacatcatcagctaACCCAGGTGAAGACTTCCTGCGCAGTCGCTGCTCTTAGTGGGTCACTGTTGCTTCGTCCTCTTGGAATCCTGAGCCGTCGGACCTGCAGCGTGTGGAACCAGTAAGGCTGAGGCCCAGACGGGCCAGGAGCTTCATGTTCCACCTGAACACAGAGACAGAGTTTACACGCAGGACAGAGGGCACCTTACAGCTGGACAGGTACAACACAGCTTTAGGACAACCCAGGTACccaacatgaggaaaaaaagcttaTACATCGAGTTGATAAGAACCTTCCACCTTAAACGGCACCTTGAATCAATGGTTCCACCTTAAACTGCTGACTAGCGAACACTCAGACTGACATGCTGTGGGACAGAGATGCAAGTTGGATGTGATTCTTGCTGAGAATGGTAGTCCAGCTGCAGACTAAAACTCTAGCAGGAACAAATCGATCCTGGAGAAGTTGCTCGTTTCGGTTCAGTGGAACGACCACACTAATTTGGATGATTGGAATTAACAGAGATGTATCGGTGAGACTTTAGGACCGATAAAAAATTTCAATCTACCCGACCTAAAGCTCTCTGTATCTGAACTGGCTCCCCTGTTAGCCTTGACTGGCTGGATATCTCAAATCTCAAATCCTGGGAGATATGTGAACATATCTCCTCTCCCCTTCTGATGACATTCATACAATCTCCAAGGACTTCTCTTGGATAATAGCACCATCTCAGAGACTGTAAGAACTGGTCACTGCAAACATCTCCTGGCCACAGAGGCTCCCTGCCATCACTGCCTTTTGCTGGTCATTTCTTTGCCCTGTCTGTCTGGGTTTAATTTACTACTTTTATAAACTGTGGAGTAATTATTCCCTTAGACCAACATTcagctttatatttttaatattgaagCAAGACCTAGAAAAAGTCCTGTTAGTTTATGAATCTAGAACAAACATAGAAAGTACCATCCACTTAACATCCCAGATCACGGATCAAACATGGaaaaccaacatttagtttcatcagaacaagaatccagagaaactccgactagtttataaattatggaCTATTTATTCTAACTCTTAATACTTTGAtctttttggtttgttgttttctttgtatttccttctaattcatgtaaagccctttgaaaatgtgctataaagATCAAATTACATTACCTTTAAACAAAGCATCCCCCTTTAAACAATGCATCCACCTTTAACATCACCTGTTTGTGATGGTGTTTAGTGACACCAAAGTTTCTGAggcccaacagaaccagaacctttggGGTGAGGAAGCTAGTATTTCATGTGAAGCATGTGGAGGATCTGGACCGGTACCACAGAAGGCGGGATGGAGGTCCAGTTCGTGCAGCTCCTGGGatgttcctcctcctcctctggtccttcatcttcctcctcctcctcctggcagcagcagcagctcctcagcCAGCCGCCGGCCTCCGTCACGCAGCGGGAAAACTCCTCCATctttcctctgctgcttcttcctccTCAAGACTCACAAGGATCAGGAGAAGCAAACTCATCCCATGACCCCCCCCCCTACAGGTCCCATGACCCCCCCCCAGCCCCCCCTTCAGGTCCCATGACCCCCCCCCAGCCCCCCCTTCAGGTCCCATGACCCCCTCACCCTCCATCCTGGTCTCTGGGAACAACAGTCTCCATTCAGACTGAGGCGCAGGgatctgctgccccctgctggccgctCTGGTCCCAGCAGAGCTCAGCATGACTTCCTAAAGCCTGAAGTGGACCGGATCAGCCGGGTCAGAACCGCACTTGTTCTTTTCTGACCCCTTATCAGCTGGAGGTTCTTCAGGGGAAGCAGTGAGACCACAGCCCGGACTAAGCACtttatcagaaccagaaccttctgtTGGGTCGGGCTCAGGCTGCAGCAGAGCTGCTCTGCAGCTTTGGGGCTTCAGGACTCTGGGCTGACTccatctggttctgtttctgtctctccagCTGCAGCGGGTTAGGGGTTAGACGATGGGTAGGTTgtctgatcagaaccagaaccagtccagACCAGGTACTTTACTGTGGACCCGACTGGTCAGATGTGCAGAGATTAATAAATCTGATGACTAGGACTGGACCAGCTGAGACTAAGtattggttctggttctgaaatgGTTTCTGCGGTTTTTCTTGGTTCTgcaaatctgaataaaaacgGCACAGCAGTTTATTTATCAGAACTCTTTATTGAGCCGGAACCGGGCTGATCTCGGGTTCACTCCGCTTTGCTCCTCCTCACAGCTCCAGGCAGCCGGTCCTGCAGCCTGCGGCGGCGACACCGTCAGGTATCACCATGGAAACGGTAACCAGGCGACAGAGAGCGGACTCACCTCAGCAGAACCTTCTCCAGTTTGGACTGAAGCAGAACCAGCTGCCGATCGATCTGGGTCTGAAATCACAGAGAACAGAGAACCGGGTCGGTTCCGCTGGagggtggaggaggaagaagaggaggaagaagaggaaggtgGTGTACCTTCTTCTTCTGGTAGATCGGCGGCGCGGTGAAGAAAACGACATCGGCTGCAAACAGAACAATAATGAGAACTGAGGAACGACCATATTAGGATAACAGGGTGGAGCCAGTGGGTGGAGGAGCGAGTCAGTGCCTCTAGTGGTGACTGTGGGTATTACAGTACGAGTTGATCAGCagatggaccagaaccagaaccactcaCCCAGGATCAGAATGGTGACGCCATTGAACAACGCACCGACGTATGTCATCAGCCACATGATGGCCGCCATctgcaacagaaccagaacccagctgaGACCGGGCCACCGAACCGGATCCTGCCCTCTGACCGGACTGGATCCTGCCCGCTGACCTTCAGCGAGTCCACCAGGtcctccaccagcagcagcctCCTGGTCTGGACGCTCAGCCAGTTCAGGCGGTTCCGGCACCAATCGGCCAGCTGCCGGGCCGACTCCGAGGAAACGGAGATGTCCCGGTCCAGCAGAGACCTTGCAGAGGATGAGGgatggggttaaaggtcagggaGCCCAGAGGCCAGGCGGTTCTGTGGCCTACCTGAAGGGGTGACCTTCGTGGGACTTTTGGACCGCCTGGATCACGGATTTATAAACCCTGGCGGCAGGAAGCAGAGTCGTCATGACATCACTGTGACATCATTTCTGTCAACTGAACTCCACCCACCTGAAGGTGATGGTGACGCAGAGAAAGGCCAGCAACAGGTAGGACACGACGCTGATGACCGACAGCgtcgccatggcaacaaggACCATCAGAGATGAGACAAACGCCGCCAAGGACTTTCTGGGTTCCCTCCAATAGATGAGCTGCAGGGCTGGCGAGATCAGCAGAACATGAGGCATTATGGGTAGGACCTGGTTCTGATCAGATCGGAACCTAGAGCTTCAGATCCtgtccggttctgatccagtatTACCCAGTTTCATCTCCAAACACATAAATCCAGAACATGGTGTCTTCCAGGCAGAACCCGAATAGGATCCCATCCTGACTGCAGTCCAGGTTGGAGTCGTTTCTGAAAACTGGTTCTGAATgagtccagaaccagcagaactaTAATTCTTCTTCCACCTGCTAATCAGACCCAGGCTGATGGACTGGTTCTGACCCATCTCCTCTCTGGGGACTGCACTTGGCATCAATGACGTCTCCATGAAGAACTGCAGAACCAAGACAGAGATGTGGTCCCACCGACCGCCAGGAAGCTAATTGGATCTaccagaacctccaggaccTGGTGGGTCGGGAACAACCTGCTTCTGTTCTCAGCGCTGATCCGATCAGGTGACCGACGCTACGCAGCAGATTAGCAGGTCCGAGGTCCAGTTGGAGGTTCTGTTTGGGTTCTGAAGCAAGCGGTAGCTCGGTTCTGTTGCAGACTGAGGTTCTGCAGAGTTCTACCCTGGATTTGGCTCAGTTTAAGGTTCTGTACTGGTTTAACTGGCTATAACTGGGCATACAGACTGGATTAGTGACAGCCAATCAGCTCACTGAACACAGctagtctccatggcaaccacatAGGAGCAGGTGTTCAGGTGTGTCTTACCTGCCTGAAAGAGCTCCATGGGTGATGAAGAGGAGTGGTTGGGTGAAGAAGAgtcctccatcttcttctgcagcttctCAGACTCCAAGAACACTTTAACAGctcagggggcggggcttcagTCCCATGACTCAGTCTGATTGGTGGctcagggggcggggcttcagTCCCATGACTCAGTCTGATTGGTGGctcagggggcggggcttcagTCCCATGACTCAGTCTGATTGGTGGctcagggggcggggcttcagTCCCATGACTCAGCCTGATTGGTGGACTGAACACTCACACGTGTTTGAATGATAAACTTTTATTAACAGATCATTGCAGGAAGTAAACAGCTGAGGAACCAAAGCAGGCTGATCAGAAACCAATAGTCACtaattaataatcaataatcacaGAGCTGCTACACAACAGAGTGAGTTCGTACAAAACATCAGagagcaaacaggaagtcagttgTCAGCAGGAGTCCTGGAGGCCGAGCgactggagagagagagagaaaccagaAGTTCATCAGTGCTGATAAtctgtattttactttttgttgtttttcattttttgtgcattttgtaaGTGAAATATGTCAGTCTGAAGTGCTGGGTATTATGAGTTTATATAAtgacatgaaaataatttagtttgttATAATTTCTTTCACAGACGTTGtactataataaaaatgttttcctgaaccaaaaaaataaagaatctatatatatttatcaaatatgtaTATTTGA
Proteins encoded in this window:
- the cdk15 gene encoding cyclin-dependent kinase 15 isoform X1, producing the protein MEEFSRCVTEAGGWLRSCCCCQEEEEEDEGPEEEEEHPRSCTNWTSIPPSVVEHEAPGPSGPQPYWFHTLQVRRLRIPRGRSNSDPLRAATAQEVFTWKAGLEFGAAQSYLSLEKLGEGAFASVYKGISRINGQLVALKVIRMKTDEGIPFTAIREASLLKHLKHANIVLLHDIIHTRETLTFVFEYVQTDLAQYMTQHPGGLHSHNVRIFMFQLLRALSYIHSRRILHRDLKPHNLLISYLGELKVADFGLCCAFNPERLHGAGLARSKSIPAQNFSSEVVTLCYRPPDVLMGSIHYSTALDMWGAGCIFIEMLQGAPAFAGGSDELEQLQNIWTVLGVPSEDSWPGVSLLPNYTPERFIHCRPKLFRDVWKRLDQLSCRTDDLVQKMLRLVPTERISAQEALQHPYFSTLPAPIMHLRDSVSIFKVPGVRLETEFRDILNPGRKLKSARLPAAGCW
- the cdk15 gene encoding cyclin-dependent kinase 15 isoform X2, whose translation is MEEFSRCVTEAGGWLRSCCCCQEEEEEDEGPEEEEEHPRSCTNWTSIPPSVVEHEAPGPSGPQPYWFHTLQVRRLRIPRGRSNSDPLRAATAQEVFTWKAGLEFGAAQSYLSLEKLGEGAFASVYKGISRINGQLVALKVIRMKTDEGIPFTAIREASLLKHLKHANIVLLHDIIHTRETLTFVFEYVQTDLAQYMTQHPGGLHSHNVRIFMFQLLRALSYIHSRRILHRDLKPHNLLISYLGELKVADFGLARSKSIPAQNFSSEVVTLCYRPPDVLMGSIHYSTALDMWGAGCIFIEMLQGAPAFAGGSDELEQLQNIWTVLGVPSEDSWPGVSLLPNYTPERFIHCRPKLFRDVWKRLDQLSCRTDDLVQKMLRLVPTERISAQEALQHPYFSTLPAPIMHLRDSVSIFKVPGVRLETEFRDILNPGRKLKSARLPAAGCW
- the LOC122829982 gene encoding reticulon-3-like isoform X3; the encoded protein is MEDSSSPNHSSSSPMELFQAALQLIYWREPRKSLAAFVSSLMVLVAMATLSVISVVSYLLLAFLCVTITFRSLLDRDISVSSESARQLADWCRNRLNWLSVQTRRLLLVEDLVDSLKMAAIMWLMTYVGALFNGVTILILADVVFFTAPPIYQKKKTQIDRQLVLLQSKLEKVLLRLQDRLPGAVRRSKAE
- the LOC122829982 gene encoding reticulon-3-like isoform X1, with amino-acid sequence MEDSSSPNHSSSSPMELFQAALQLIYWREPRKSLAAFVSSLMVLVAMATLSVISVVSYLLLAFLCVTITFRVYKSVIQAVQKSHEGHPFRSLLDRDISVSSESARQLADWCRNRLNWLSVQTRRLLLVEDLVDSLKMAAIMWLMTYVGALFNGVTILILADVVFFTAPPIYQKKKTQIDRQLVLLQSKLEKVLLRLQDRLPGAVRRSKAE
- the LOC122829982 gene encoding reticulon-3-like isoform X2, with protein sequence MPHVLLISPALQLIYWREPRKSLAAFVSSLMVLVAMATLSVISVVSYLLLAFLCVTITFRVYKSVIQAVQKSHEGHPFRSLLDRDISVSSESARQLADWCRNRLNWLSVQTRRLLLVEDLVDSLKMAAIMWLMTYVGALFNGVTILILADVVFFTAPPIYQKKKTQIDRQLVLLQSKLEKVLLRLQDRLPGAVRRSKAE